The Parambassis ranga chromosome 1, fParRan2.1, whole genome shotgun sequence genome includes a region encoding these proteins:
- the erp27 gene encoding endoplasmic reticulum resident protein 27 isoform X2 — MLVTVVLAFLVSSATATGKDIGILRLNDTKVAEAFIDSAEVVVIGFLEGVESHGYKELLEAAKRVDSVPVAICTVKEVWADYSLSSDTITLFRKADNHQENLVVAEAKKLDADGLVNFITINEVRYITEYNQVTAVGLFNSEVKTHLLLFVNRGTKEYTELKQQLGALAPEFTEKFLFVLINGAVKSNFRSLNYFGLKSHDLPRVGIYDGDSDMKWLLPEGEISTERVREFCQSFLQGELKEVKQAGAEPKTEL, encoded by the exons ATGCTGGTCACTGTGGTTCTTGCCTTCCTTGTGTCTTCTGCCACTGCCACCGGCAAAG ACATTGGCATTCTGAGGCTGAATGACACCAAAGTTGCTGAGGCCTTCATTGACTCTGCTGAAGTGGTGGTCATCGGATTCCTGGAG ggagTGGAGAGTCATGGCTATAAGGAACTCCTGGAGGCTGCAAAGCGAGTAGACTCTGTCCCTGTGGCCATTTGCACTGTAAAGGAGGTGTGGGCTGACTACAGTCTCTCCTCAGACACCATCACGCTCTTCAGAAAA GCAGATAACCACCAGGAGAACCTCGTTGTGGCTGAGGCCAAGAAATTAGATGCTGATGGACTTGTTAACTTCATTACTATCAACGAGGTCCGATACATCACAGAGTACAACCAAGTG ACAGCAGTGGGTCTGTTTAATTCAGAGGTGAAGACACACCTCCTGCTCTTTGTCAATAGGGGCACTAAAGAATATACCGAGCTCAAGCAGCAACTGGGAGCTTTGGCCCCTGAGTTTACAGAAAAG TTCTTGTTTGTGCTGATCAATGGAGCCGTGAAGTCCAACTTTCGGTCACTCAACTACTTTGGTCTGAAGTCACATGACCTCCCACGCGTTGGCATCTACGATGGCGACTCTGACATGAAGTGGCTCTTACCTGAGGGAGAAATCTCTACAGAGCGAGTGAGGGAGTTCTGTCAGTCATTTCTGCAGGGAGAACTGAAG GAGGTGAAACAGGCCGGAGCTGAGCCCAAAACAGAGCTGTAG
- the bglapl gene encoding bone gamma-carboxyglutamate (gla) protein, like — MKTLALLSICALLSVCWSMGAVTPDVVVDTAADTAGAAPADSSSSSSSSDSSSSSESDSSSSSSSSSDSSDSNSSSDSSSSSSSSESSESSSSSSESSESSSSSSSSSSSSSSSSSSSSSSSSSSSSSSSSSESSESSESSSSSSSSADSSDSSSSSSSSSSSSSSSSESSSSESSESDSTAAAAAPAAKAAPPSSPSSSDSDEGSKVVVKRHLAAILLRRRRAPGAELTPLQLESLREVCELNIACDEMADTAGIVAAYTAYYGPVPF, encoded by the exons ATGAAGACTCTGGCTCTACTCTCTATTTGTGCTCTTCTGTCAGTGTGCTGGTCCATGGGAG CTGTGACACCAGACGTCGTTGTGGACACCGCTGCTGACACTGCTGGAGCTGCACCTGCTgattcatcctcctcatcctcttcttcagactcctcttcatcctctgagTCTGACtcgtcttcatcctcatcctcttcctcagacTCATCAGATTCTAACTCCAGCTCAGACtcgtcatcctcctcttcctcttcagagtcatcagagtcctcctcctcctcctcagagtcatcagagtcctcctcctcctcttcctcctcctcctcctcctcatcttcctcctcttcctcttcctcctcatcgtcctcttcctcatcctcctcttcatcctcctcagagTCCTCAGAATCTTctgaatcctcctcctcctcctcctcctctgctgattCTTCtgattcttcctcctcctcttcctcttcctcctcctcctcttcctcctcttctgagTCCTCTTCTTCTGAGTCCTCTGAATCCgactcaacagcagcagcagctgccccTGCAGCTAAAGCTGCTCCACCATCCTCCCCATCTTCCTCAGATTCAGATGAGG GTTCTAAAGTAGTTGTGAAGAGACATCTGGCTGCTATTCTccttagaagaagaagagcaccAGGTGCTGAACTCACTCCTCTGCAGCTGGAAAG CCTGAGAGAGGTGTGCGAGCTCAACATTGCCTGTGATGAGATGGCCGACACCGCAGGCATTGTCGCAGCATACACCGCCTACTATGGACCCGTCCCTTTCTAA
- the erp27 gene encoding endoplasmic reticulum resident protein 27 isoform X1, with product MLVTVVLAFLVSSATATGKDIGILRLNDTKVAEAFIDSAEVVVIGFLEGVESHGYKELLEAAKRVDSVPVAICTVKEVWADYSLSSDTITLFRKADNHQENLVVAEAKKLDADGLVNFITINEVRYITEYNQVTAVGLFNSEVKTHLLLFVNRGTKEYTELKQQLGALAPEFTEKFLFVLINGAVKSNFRSLNYFGLKSHDLPRVGIYDGDSDMKWLLPEGEISTERVREFCQSFLQGELKSLRPFSGFTTVDSQSCT from the exons ATGCTGGTCACTGTGGTTCTTGCCTTCCTTGTGTCTTCTGCCACTGCCACCGGCAAAG ACATTGGCATTCTGAGGCTGAATGACACCAAAGTTGCTGAGGCCTTCATTGACTCTGCTGAAGTGGTGGTCATCGGATTCCTGGAG ggagTGGAGAGTCATGGCTATAAGGAACTCCTGGAGGCTGCAAAGCGAGTAGACTCTGTCCCTGTGGCCATTTGCACTGTAAAGGAGGTGTGGGCTGACTACAGTCTCTCCTCAGACACCATCACGCTCTTCAGAAAA GCAGATAACCACCAGGAGAACCTCGTTGTGGCTGAGGCCAAGAAATTAGATGCTGATGGACTTGTTAACTTCATTACTATCAACGAGGTCCGATACATCACAGAGTACAACCAAGTG ACAGCAGTGGGTCTGTTTAATTCAGAGGTGAAGACACACCTCCTGCTCTTTGTCAATAGGGGCACTAAAGAATATACCGAGCTCAAGCAGCAACTGGGAGCTTTGGCCCCTGAGTTTACAGAAAAG TTCTTGTTTGTGCTGATCAATGGAGCCGTGAAGTCCAACTTTCGGTCACTCAACTACTTTGGTCTGAAGTCACATGACCTCCCACGCGTTGGCATCTACGATGGCGACTCTGACATGAAGTGGCTCTTACCTGAGGGAGAAATCTCTACAGAGCGAGTGAGGGAGTTCTGTCAGTCATTTCTGCAGGGAGAACTGAAG AGTCTGAGGCCCTTCAGTGGATTCACAACTGTGGACTCACAAAGCTGCACTTGA